One region of Dysidea avara chromosome 1, odDysAvar1.4, whole genome shotgun sequence genomic DNA includes:
- the LOC136252098 gene encoding uncharacterized protein isoform X2 produces MEKTTYTTYTGTPPTAVRSTTVVNQQPPTVVQQHTTYTPSTVQATHVSVVNQQPAVVHHHVYQSGPTLGGFLSSVGQAVSTVAVETSRVVAQVVQPVVAVECFMPGFVVELRSKVSGKKLALGKDGLVNCSGDGGATCHFKIISTGRAGVYKLRNVAQPNCYLGYVKGFIVGYGTGDNIFQY; encoded by the exons ATGGAGAAGACGACTTACACAACGTACACGGGCACGCCCCCCACAGCAGTACGGTCCACCACTGTAGTCAACCAACAACCCCCTACTGTGGTACAACAACACACCACCTACACCCCTTCTACTGTGCAAGCTACTCATGTCAGCGTTGTGAACCAACAACCTGCTGTAGTACACCACCAT GTTTACCAATCTGGACCAACACTGGGAGGATTTTTG TCATCAGTTGGACAGGCAGTGTCGACAGTTGCTGTGGAGACCAGTAGAGTGGTAGCTCAAGTGGTACAGCCAGTGGTTGCCGTG GAGTGTTTCATGCCAGGGTTTGTGGTTGAGTTACGTTCCAAGGTGTCTGGTAAGAAGCTAGCCCTTGGGAAGGATGGACTGGTTAACTGTAGTGGAGATGGTGGAGCGACAT GTCACTTTAAGATCATATCCACAGGCCGGGCTGGAGTATACAAGTTACGCAACGTTGCTCAACCTAATTGTTACCTTGGTTATGTGAAGGGCTTCATTGTGGGATAT GGTACTGGTGATAACATTTTTCAATACTGA
- the LOC136252098 gene encoding uncharacterized protein isoform X1, whose translation MEKTTYTTYTGTPPTAVRSTTVVNQQPPTVVQQHTTYTPSTVQATHVSVVNQQPAVVHHHVYQSGPTLGGFLSSVGQAVSTVAVETSRVVAQVVQPVVAVECFMPGFVVELRSKVSGKKLALGKDGLVNCSGDGGATCHFKIISTGRAGVYKLRNVAQPNCYLGYVKGFIVGYGTGDKDCEFIVSMVQDHYITLEVCHHLGNFLGALPTGQISDPAQTEKSSEVAQFAPLVISM comes from the exons ATGGAGAAGACGACTTACACAACGTACACGGGCACGCCCCCCACAGCAGTACGGTCCACCACTGTAGTCAACCAACAACCCCCTACTGTGGTACAACAACACACCACCTACACCCCTTCTACTGTGCAAGCTACTCATGTCAGCGTTGTGAACCAACAACCTGCTGTAGTACACCACCAT GTTTACCAATCTGGACCAACACTGGGAGGATTTTTG TCATCAGTTGGACAGGCAGTGTCGACAGTTGCTGTGGAGACCAGTAGAGTGGTAGCTCAAGTGGTACAGCCAGTGGTTGCCGTG GAGTGTTTCATGCCAGGGTTTGTGGTTGAGTTACGTTCCAAGGTGTCTGGTAAGAAGCTAGCCCTTGGGAAGGATGGACTGGTTAACTGTAGTGGAGATGGTGGAGCGACAT GTCACTTTAAGATCATATCCACAGGCCGGGCTGGAGTATACAAGTTACGCAACGTTGCTCAACCTAATTGTTACCTTGGTTATGTGAAGGGCTTCATTGTGGGATAT GGTACTGGTGATAAGGATTGTGAGTTCATCGTTTCCATGGTGCAGGATCATTACATCACCTTGGAGGTGTGTCATCACCTTGGAAACTTCCTAGGGGCGTTGCCTACTGGTCAGATCTCAGACCCAGCTCAGACAGAGAAGTCGTCCGAGGTGGCACAATTTGCCCCTCTTGTTATT TCGATGTAA
- the LOC136252064 gene encoding G-protein coupled receptor 157-like, producing the protein MLLGNNTCHHDNISDLIIQYIAMVACILSSIGSFIIILSYLLIRPIRTKVREILVHLSVMDLTYSLANLIGLILNYDNHIKEVSGSCEPKLTHPYDIICKVQGGVAFYATISSLLWTSGIAVYLYFRVVVNKDKMIRVVVLLLYLTCWGIPATLTTWVLYVEAIGYDYSSSGGWCALKQKSQSTHTGDVVIAIFNNDLWIMLTTVLVVMLCGLIHFHIRKQLRFMKESHTLLSNSATELQRTDTKLLFIPVIFIILRIWDVVFNVLTVYNSVDLPTGVEITLKLLAAIGDSSQGLCNVVLYCVFTPTVRRYFMKPFNRCGCCHGDEEERQRLLSSTWLLSTGSSRHGHHSNSGVMRTSSISSKQVTT; encoded by the exons ATGTTGTTAGGCAACAACACATGTCACCATGACAACATCAGTGACCTGATCATCCAATACATTGCTATGGTAGCATGTATCTTATCATCAATTGGCTCATTCATCATCATATTATCGTACCTACTAATCCGTCCAATCAGAACGAAGGTACGAGAGATACTGGTACACTTGTCTGTGATGGACCTGACATATTCTCTGGCTAATCTGATTGGTTTAATATTAAACTATGATAACCACATTAAGGAGGTATCTGGATCATGTGAGCCCAAGTTGACACACCCCTATGACATCATTTGTAAGGTACAGGGAGGCGTGGCATTCTATGCAACAATTAGTTCACTATTATGGACAAGTGGTATTGCTGTATACCTGTATTTCAGGGTGGTTGTTAATAAGGATAAAATGATACGTGTTGTGGTCTTGTTATTATACCTCACTTGTTGGGGAATCCCCGCCACATTGACAACCTGGGTGCTGTATGTGGAAGCAATTGGTTATGATTATTCCAGCTCGGGTGGATGGTGTGCGTTAAAACAGAAGAGTCAGTCCACTCACACTGGAGATGTTGTCATAGCGATATTTAATAATGATTTGTGGATAATGTTGACCACTGTATTGGTGGTGATGTTGTGTGGCTTGATACACTTCCATATTAGGAAA CAGTTAAGGTTCATGAAAGAGTCACACACTCTCCTATCCAACTCAGCAACTGAACTACAAAGAACGGACACTAAACTATTGTTCATTCCTGTGATCTTTATCATACTGAGAATATGGGATGTTGTGTTCAATGTCTTGACAGTGTATAACTCTGTTGACCTTCCTACTGGAGTTGAGATTACTCTGAAACTGTTAGCa GCAATAGGAGACTCCTCTCAGGGACTATGTAATGTtgtgttgtattgtgtattcacaCCGACTGTGAGAAGATACTTCATGAAGCCATTCAACAGGTGTggttgttgtcatggtgatgagGAAGAAAGACAGCGGTTGCTAAGCAGCACATGGTTACTATCAACAGGTAGCAGTCGTCATGGTCACCACAGTAACAGTGGTGTCATGAGAACATCGTCAATTAGTAGCAAACAGGTAACCACATGA